In Dioscorea cayenensis subsp. rotundata cultivar TDr96_F1 chromosome 13, TDr96_F1_v2_PseudoChromosome.rev07_lg8_w22 25.fasta, whole genome shotgun sequence, the sequence AGAGTATCACCGACGGAATATTCTGTTAgtgaattcaaaataaaaactgaaattaATGATAAGAAAATACATATCACCGACGGAATTCAGTCGCGGATATACTCACTTCACCCACGGAATTTCGTTGGTAAAGATCTTTAACACCAACGAAACTCGGTCACTGATGTGGTGTATTACCCACGGAATTCcgtcattaaaaaattatcaccCACGGAAATCTATATTTGAGTCTCTTCACCACCAAATGAATTCCGTCACTGATAGTGTATATCACCGACAGAATTCCGTCATAGATATACTCACTTCACCTACGGAATTCCATCGGTAATGATCTTTAACACCAACGAAATTCCGTCACTGATGTTGtgtattacccacaaaattccgtcaataaataattatcaccCACGGTATTAGGTATTTAGTCTCTTCACCACCAAACAAATTTTGTCACTGGTAGTGTATATCACCGACGGAATTCCGTCACTGATACTCGCTTCACCCACGGAATTTCGTCAGGAAAGTCCTTTtaacaccaacggaattttgtcACTGATGTGGTGTATTACCCACggatttttgtcactaaaagaATATCACCCACGGAATCAGTCCCTTTACATCCAAATGAATTCCGTCACTAAAGctcttatattatattattaattatatttatcctGCTTGATTTCCCTGAACcaatacatataagaaaattcATATGGCAAACACACAATATTAAATACTGTCAACATGTAATTAATTTCCCGTACCATACTTAGTGTACATACATCACTGATAATTAACAAGTCTTAACAAGTACTAAGCATAAAAAAGAAACAGTACCATATGTATAGCATATATTAATCTGTTTAATATTCAAAGTGGTGGTCCACCAGTGTCTTTATCATGCGAGGTAGGCTGAGAAGGTCCTATTGAAGCATTTGTAAACATACGCGCAGGATTAAACATATCCATCATTTGTTCAAGATACTTCTTGATATCCGCCGTATCACTCGCTTGCTTCTCTACTTTATCCTCTAAGTTGATCATTCTGTCTTTCACAAGAGTCACTTCTTCACGTAAATTGTCAATTTCAATTGGAGTTTGTTCACGTTCATGATTCGGACGACTACAAGCCGAGTATGATGCATCTCCAGCATTGATGGAAGTAGATATGAAATTCTTACCACGTGGCGTGATTCCAAACCCATAGAAATGAGTGCGTGTAGTACCTTGCCCTCCAATTGCATCACACCAAACTTCTGGGTCAAACTCATGATGATTGGCTTCATCAGGACCATACTTTTGACTCATTGAAGAAGTATAAGattcctataaaaaaataacaaaccaaTTAGATCAACATatacatcaaaattaatttataaactaGCTAGTTGCAATTTCATCAATATACATATCAATGATCCTACATTATAACATGACAATAAAAAGttgacaacaaaaaaaaattgtgatgtaATAATCCCCATACAAGAAGCATATTCAGTTTTTTGGCACAAGAAGCATGCACAAATAGAAATACATGCAattgtaagaaaacatatgtaaaTTCTCCTATATGGCCATGATGGAAAGCACACCATGATAGAATTCTATAAATACtatctctaaaaaaaaagtaacacatTTATTCTCCAATAAAGTGAAAAGAAATATTAAGAACATAGACAACCACATAAGAAAAGAAGTGCATATTATCAAAGGCATACACTTACACAGACATTCTTGGACTTATGATCAACAAAATCACCTTGACCTTTCTCACGTTTGTGGGTGCGGTTGAACAATTCTCCATAGGTTGGTTTTCGGTTTAGTTGTTTTTCCTACATGACAATATTAAATAAGAGATTATAAAGACACGTGctagtaaaatttaaaatatgaattatgtACATACCATCCTCTCCGCATGAACCATAAAAGGAATTGATCCACCGGTATGCTTGGTGATGCTTCCATCTTTCTCAGTCATCCTATTTCGCTTGCCATTAATTGATCGATTTTTCCATGCATCAGTAGTCCACACATCACTAACCAATCGATCCCAAATGTCCAGTTGAATCCAACCTACATTGTAACCTTTGCACTTTGAAATTTCACTAACACCAAAATGTCTCATTGCccgcttcctttcttcttccaaCATACCACGCAACCGTTCCTTGCACGTAGTCTCCCAAATTGCTCTCACAACTTTTGCTTTCTCACTAGGCCACATAAATTTTCCCTACCGAATAAGACATGGGTAAAAATTTCACCATTAGATTATCATATTGCAGAAGTAGAACAAGACATTTCAGAATATCATAGAGTGTGAATTGGGctataagattaaaaaataatataataataataatgtcaaAAGACCgtaatattaagaaatataaCAAGACATTTCAATCATTTTACTGTGTTCCTGATTTAGAGCTATGAATTCCACCCCTCTCATATAGTTAACTATAGTTTATTTTTAGAGTTATCTTAATGAATTTTTCATATCTATCCACATTACTTGGTAAGTATCTTCAAGTGATCATGTATATacaattggaaaagaaaactaaacaaGCTCGAAATTCATGCATGAGATCATCGTTTATTTGTCCAAGTATCTTTTACATGCATGTTTGATAATTAAATCTTCAACTATAGAAATCATATTACCAAGCCATAatctttttaaacaataaataccCAAAAATAAACTGATGCGATTGGGATTAGAGTACTCTATTCTTTTTTATACAACCACAACTAAACAATTAGCTAATTTCTTTAACAGGGCAATAAACAATAACAGAGTCCCCAACCAATTATACTCCTGCAATAACAAGAAGTTAAACATAGGAGTTGCACTTCATGATATGAAAACATTGTTAATGTAAGCGCATGGATTATGTTATGTGTATAGCTTAAATACACATATGATTTACACCTtattaaaataccaaacaagAGCATAAATCCTACGGCTAAATACAAGAAACACTTCAATGGCAGTAATAATATTGGATGTCGTCGTAACAAAAGCTCCTGCTCTGGGTGGCTTTCTTAGCTACTAGTATGTTGAAAGCAACCCATAGTGACTCACCCAGCAACAATGAAGATATAGAAAACATCAACCCCACTATCTCATAGGAGACAATAACATTGTAAATCCTTTCATCTGGGCTTGTTCCTTGTTCACCAACTCGCGTTGGGTTATTGATTCCAAATGACAATCCAATTATCAATATTCCAATGCATACAGGAACAATGCAACGAATGAcatcaaaagaacaaaataagcaaTAATACCTAAatactacaaaaaaataattttaattataaaacaatcaGTGTATGATAATTTAATACAATTGATtaagaatatatttaaaaaggtAAAATAACCTATTTGGTACCTCTAATATAGTCAGTCTGCCACTTTGGTCcttctaatataatttatcccTAGGAGAtccctatattttaatttttaaaaaatgtaagtCCTCATAAATGCCTCTTaaagacaaattatattaaagagagggatttatatttctcaaaaattaaaatacagagACAAATCATATTAAAGGGACCAAAGTGACAGactgactatattagagggactaaatagggtattttaccatttaaaaaatgaagttaagaatgactaagaaaagttaaatttttatttttattttttgaaagaaataaaaaacaattggtaaggaaaaaaatataactattcaaatccttatttaaaaataaaacacttgAAACCCACAttcccaaatattttttttccattattcTAGCCCCAAAATTGCAAATCATctcaaactaataaataatattatataattttaaaattttatttaacataatattatatacaaatattGAAGTAAGTTCTTAtaaaatgtgatatttatttatatttaccaaaagaaattgattttgatttattaatgaatatttttattttataaccaAGGATATAATTAGAATTTTTGTAAATCAAAATTCTTAAACAAGAATGCTATATTAGAGACtgatgttatatttttattacaagGATGGCATGCACTTCACGTCACATCCTCTCCATTTTCGTGCTTCTTTAGCTACAAGGAAATGAAACCCTAACTTCTTCTCTCTAAAAGCCATAAACCCTCACTTTCTCTCTCTTAACAGAAAAGGGCAATATCCACCGGTCTGATCGGCAAGGGAGGATGCAATAAAAATGCTAAGGTTGTTACCGGAAGCCGGCAATGATGAGAAATGAGGATAAGGAGGTGCTGGTGTATCTAATGATGACGAGGTCAATGAGTGGATCAGTTGGTAACAGGAGGGATGAGCGGTGGCAGGGGCGCACCCACATGGGCGACAGCCCGAGCTGGTTGGCCAGAAAACTTTAGAAGAACCGTGTCCGATGAAGGTTAAGCCTAAGAAATTTTGTATGCATATTTATGTTtactaatattttgtttgtatttagcTAATATATAATGAGCATGTGCTTGAGTCGTTTGTGGGAGTTGGATAATAGGAACCCACCATGGTTCAAATTCAAGAGTTTGcaatattaggtttttaataattttagtacttaaaaacaagttttttttaaaaaaaattgtggaaattttaaaaattataaaaaaacaatgttctaactttataattttttaataattaagaaaaaaataaattgaaaatgtgGCATGActaaatgtaaaaaattttagtaatgaaaattttttctaaattaaaacctACTAAAATTTTaaggtttaataaaattttagaaattgttCAAAATATCCCTAACAATGATAATAGTTGATTTCAACGCATTTATCGATGAGTTATGGTTCTGCCACTGGTTAGGGTTGAACTGAGGAGAGGTCATGGTTGGGCTAAGAACGCCGGAAAATTAAAGGGTGCCGAATATGAGaacattgacttttatttaagccTAGAATAAACTAAATTCTTGGGTCTGCCACTGACCGGCGGTGCTGCCCAGTCGGTGTAGACTGTGGGTGCTTCGAGTGCTACACTAGCTTCTGGCCTCGTTAGGACTGTTTACCAAATCATGAGCTCATTCATTAGGTGATCAAAGCTTTCCAAGAGCACGTTGCAACTTGCAAGCAAGCTCGGAGGGCACAGGCGTGGGTCCCAGTCGGAGAGATTTGGCTGAGGATGAGAAGGGGAAGAGAgctaaagagaagaagaaggagaagaagctgAAGAAGATCGATGGAGGGACGTGATCGTTGAAATGGCAGTGAGCTTAGGGGATGGGATGGGTCCTCTTTGGTAGCGAGCGAAGAAGAGAAGGATGGCGGTAACAAGGTGGTGGCGCCGGTGATGATCGGAACAGAGAGGGAGAAGACGGTGGATGATGGGAAGAGAAAGGGATAGGCGGCCGTGATGGTGATGTTTATCACATTTATAGAATGAGAGAGAAAGTGAtggagagagtgtgtgtgtgtgtgtgtggcacGGATGACAGTTGAATGTACCAtagttaaaacaatataaatccTATTAGGTGACAATTGAATTTCTTTGTGTccttttttactgttttttgcAAGTTTTCTTGTAAATAACTAGGCATCATAAGTACTGGAGTCCATCAAATCATTGTTCCTacatttgttattatattacttgttcgtagatttatatattcctaattaaatccattgttttcaatCTTCTCTTACTTTTTGAGAACTTATCTCCTTACATTCtttaaggggccgtttggttggatgtaattctaaatgcagtggatttctagttacatgtaattaaaaacatttggttttcaaaatacagtgcagtcaaatcttgtgtttggtttgatataactgaaattactgtattagaaaattttatgtttgtttgaaatgatttgtaaatctgtaattggaaaatgcatgtgtatatgtgtgtatatatgcatatatgtatacaagtatatatatatatatatatatatatatatgtataaatatatgtatatatgtgtatatatgcatgtatgtacatgagtatatatatatatatctgtataagtacatgtatatgtgtgtgtgtatgtgtatatacatatacgtgtataagtatatatatgtatatgtatatatgtatatacatatacatatatacatatatgtttgtgcatatatacatatacatatatgggtatatatatgtatgtgtaaaactatgtatatgagtatatatatatatgtatatatgtatgagtatgtgtatatatgtatatgaatatatataagtatatatatatatatgtataagtatatatacatatatgtatataagtatgtatatatgtgtaaaaatacctgtatatgtttatataaatgtatacatgtatatgtatgtgtatgtgtatggatgcatgtatgtatatataaattgattttcAACTCCCAAGATTTGGTATTACGCCcaatttgggcgtaaaaccaagtACACCAAAAAAGCTATTGTAATGTAATCCGAATTACATCAGGGTTTGCAAATGCactcaaacaaacaatgaatttcataaagtaaagtatttggttttacatgtaaaaccaaatactcccaaacaaacacaccatAAGTCACATTAGTATGCTCTATAATTCATTGTTATAGGGCGGAGAATGTATAACTTCCATACTTgcaaaacagtaaaaaaatttCCCAGTTAAGAAAATGCCCTGAAGTCAAGTAAGATTGGACATTTTGTGGTTTatgtattattaaaaataaataagaaaatttttccCAGTTAAGAAATAACTCAATG encodes:
- the LOC120274941 gene encoding uncharacterized protein LOC120274941 → MWPSEKAKVVRAIWETTCKERLRGMLEEERKRAMRHFGVSEISKCKGYNVGWIQLDIWDRLVSDVWTTDAWKNRSINGKRNRMTEKDGSITKHTGGSIPFMVHAERMEKQLNRKPTYGELFNRTHKREKGQGDFVDHKSKNVCESYTSSMSQKYGPDEANHHEFDPEVWCDAIGGQGTTRTHFYGFGITPRGKNFISTSINAGDASYSACSRPNHEREQTPIEIDNLREEVTLVKDRMINLEDKVEKQASDTADIKKYLEQMMDMFNPARMFTNASIGPSQPTSHDKDTGGPPL